The following coding sequences are from one Caldisericum sp. window:
- the ruvA gene encoding Holliday junction branch migration protein RuvA yields the protein MIKKLKGVIEELEENAVIIDIGGVGFEVFIAHPETFEIGKTHELYIYEDIKENEINLFGFRTKEELQFFKLIIDKISGVGPKKALDIFATLKLDEIKESIKKGDYSPFLKVKGLGEKTAKRIVLEIGGELKKLEEPGDETLDIVIDSLVSLGFEKSKVKEIIKSIDRSENIEEMIKEGIKKLSNEKH from the coding sequence ATGATTAAAAAATTAAAAGGCGTAATTGAAGAATTAGAAGAAAACGCAGTAATAATTGATATAGGCGGGGTTGGTTTCGAAGTGTTTATTGCACATCCTGAGACTTTCGAAATTGGAAAGACGCATGAATTATACATCTACGAAGATATTAAAGAAAACGAAATAAACCTATTTGGTTTTAGAACAAAGGAAGAACTGCAATTCTTTAAACTCATTATCGACAAAATCTCAGGCGTTGGTCCAAAGAAAGCGCTGGATATTTTTGCTACTTTAAAACTTGATGAGATTAAAGAGTCAATAAAGAAGGGAGACTATTCACCTTTCCTGAAGGTAAAAGGTCTCGGCGAAAAGACTGCGAAAAGAATCGTTCTCGAAATTGGAGGCGAGTTAAAGAAACTTGAAGAGCCAGGAGATGAAACACTCGATATAGTGATAGATTCTCTTGTTTCACTTGGCTTTGAAAAGAGCAAAGTTAAAGAAATAATTAAGTCTATAGACCGTAGTGAAAATATAGAAGAAATGATAAAAGAAGGTATTAAAAAGTTGAGCAATGAAAAACATTAG
- a CDS encoding 50S ribosomal protein L10: protein MKREEKRKIIDEIEEKLKKINEQSVFFVDFKSIKANDITNLRKDFKLSNIYYRVVKNDLLRIACSELGVTVPQNIFFGNVALVVSSMDPTELAKKFVEAKDADEKPFFEMKGGFVDGKYLNGAELVELSKLPPKPVIVGKLLYLLNSPIQRLVTVLSKPERDLVTVLNQIKDKKESIAA, encoded by the coding sequence ATGAAGAGAGAAGAAAAAAGAAAAATTATTGATGAGATTGAGGAAAAACTGAAGAAGATAAACGAGCAGAGCGTCTTTTTTGTAGATTTTAAGAGCATTAAAGCAAACGACATTACCAACTTAAGAAAAGACTTTAAACTTTCTAACATTTACTACAGGGTTGTTAAAAACGACCTTTTAAGAATTGCTTGTAGTGAGCTTGGAGTAACGGTCCCACAGAACATTTTCTTTGGTAATGTTGCTCTCGTTGTCTCTTCAATGGATCCAACTGAATTAGCAAAGAAATTTGTTGAGGCAAAAGATGCAGATGAAAAACCTTTCTTTGAAATGAAAGGTGGTTTTGTTGATGGAAAGTATCTCAATGGTGCTGAACTTGTGGAACTTTCGAAACTTCCGCCAAAACCAGTTATTGTTGGAAAGCTATTGTACCTCTTGAATTCACCAATTCAAAGACTGGTTACAGTGCTTTCAAAACCAGAGAGAGATTTGGTTACAGTTTTAAACCAAATTAAAGATAAAAAAGAAAGTATAGCAGCATAA
- the rplL gene encoding 50S ribosomal protein L7/L12 produces the protein MTKEEIIEAIEKMSVLELSELVKALEEKFGVTAAVPMAAMPMGGAAQQAAAPQEEKTEFDVVLVGFDPAKKINVIKVVRETLNLGLKESKDVVEAAEKEPQKIKEALPKKDAEELKKKLEEAGAKVELK, from the coding sequence ATGACAAAAGAAGAAATCATCGAAGCAATTGAAAAAATGAGCGTTTTAGAACTCTCAGAACTCGTAAAGGCTCTTGAGGAGAAATTCGGAGTAACTGCAGCAGTTCCTATGGCAGCAATGCCTATGGGTGGAGCAGCACAACAGGCAGCAGCACCACAAGAAGAAAAGACAGAATTTGATGTAGTTCTTGTTGGTTTTGATCCTGCAAAGAAAATCAATGTTATTAAGGTTGTAAGAGAAACTCTTAATCTTGGTTTGAAGGAATCCAAAGATGTAGTTGAAGCAGCAGAAAAAGAGCCACAGAAGATTAAGGAAGCTCTTCCAAAGAAAGACGCAGAAGAACTCAAGAAGAAATTAGAAGAAGCTGGAGCAAAAGTAGAATTAAAGTAA
- a CDS encoding 50S ribosomal protein L1: protein MKRGKRYLELLKKIDRQKAYSIDEAIETVRNLKSAKFDESVEVAYVLNVDPKQADQNIRGVITLPHGTGKSVKVLVFATADKAQEAKDAGADYVGGEDLIQKIEKENFLDFDVAIATPDMMKSLGRIAKILGPRKLMPSPKSGTVTMDIYDTVKEFKAGKIEFRVDKTGVVHTVIGKSSFTPEQLKENLLALNSAIVKSRPASVRGQYIKKVYLSLTMSPAVKVNVNELLRA, encoded by the coding sequence GTGAAAAGAGGAAAAAGGTATTTAGAACTTCTTAAGAAGATTGATAGGCAAAAAGCCTACTCTATTGACGAAGCGATTGAGACAGTAAGAAATCTCAAAAGCGCAAAATTTGATGAATCAGTTGAAGTAGCCTATGTATTAAATGTTGACCCAAAACAGGCAGACCAGAACATCCGTGGTGTAATTACTCTGCCGCATGGAACTGGAAAAAGCGTAAAAGTGCTTGTATTTGCTACAGCAGATAAGGCACAGGAAGCAAAAGATGCAGGTGCCGATTATGTAGGTGGGGAAGATCTTATTCAAAAGATCGAAAAAGAGAACTTCCTTGATTTTGATGTAGCGATCGCAACACCAGACATGATGAAATCTCTCGGACGTATCGCAAAGATACTCGGTCCGAGAAAACTTATGCCCTCACCAAAATCAGGTACTGTTACTATGGATATTTACGATACAGTAAAAGAATTTAAGGCAGGTAAAATTGAGTTCAGGGTTGATAAAACGGGAGTAGTTCACACAGTTATTGGTAAATCATCTTTTACACCTGAGCAACTTAAAGAAAACTTGCTTGCTCTGAACTCTGCTATTGTTAAATCAAGACCTGCTTCAGTAAGAGGGCAGTACATAAAGAAGGTTTACCTTTCACTTACGATGTCTCCTGCAGTGAAGGTAAACGTTAACGAACTTTTAAGAGCATAA
- a CDS encoding DUF1957 domain-containing protein: MKKGYLAIVLHSHLPFVKHPEEEFFIEENWLYEAITESYLPLLYNFYKLRDEGVQFRLTMSLTPPLSNMLLDDLLMNRFKRYINLRIALLEDLLKKETNAKKIENYIFYKERLNTLYNFFKNTLKGNIINGFKQLQNDGFLDVITCTATHEILPLETHRKIQEVQVEVGVENYKRIFGKSPRGIWLGECAYAPPVSEILAKYGVEYTILDAHGLINAKPSPFYGISAPIASKDGVVFFGRDPEASKQVWSAKEGYPGDFNYREFYKDIVYEIDDKSIKKYIHPAGFKVDSGIKIHKITGNVGLDKKEFYDRNKALEMVETHAGNYMFNREKQIEYLSSIMDRPPLVVAPFDTELFGHWWFEGPEFLASLFRKIYNYSEVIETITLSEYIDKHPVMQISEPAISSWGDGGYFKVWLNDNTDWVYPHLSVIGKRMLNLAKSFKTPKNKLQERALNMCARELLLAESSDWAFLITVGSAVNYATEMQKFHINAFNKLYNEILEDNIDEVFLTYLEEKDSIFPFLDYKIFNE; encoded by the coding sequence ATGAAAAAGGGTTACCTTGCAATCGTGCTTCATTCACACCTCCCTTTTGTGAAACATCCCGAAGAGGAATTTTTTATTGAAGAAAATTGGTTATATGAGGCAATAACTGAAAGCTATCTTCCATTGCTTTATAATTTCTACAAACTGAGAGACGAAGGAGTTCAATTTAGATTAACGATGTCCCTTACTCCACCACTCTCAAATATGCTACTCGACGACCTCCTTATGAATAGATTCAAACGCTATATTAATTTAAGGATAGCGCTTCTTGAGGATTTACTCAAAAAAGAAACAAACGCAAAGAAGATAGAAAACTACATTTTTTATAAAGAAAGACTAAATACCTTGTACAACTTCTTTAAGAACACTCTCAAAGGAAATATTATTAACGGTTTTAAGCAACTCCAAAATGATGGCTTTTTAGATGTAATAACATGCACTGCAACACATGAAATTCTACCATTGGAAACGCATAGAAAAATTCAGGAAGTCCAGGTTGAAGTTGGGGTTGAAAACTACAAGCGCATTTTTGGAAAGTCCCCACGTGGTATATGGCTTGGTGAGTGCGCTTACGCACCGCCAGTATCAGAAATTCTTGCAAAATATGGAGTTGAGTACACTATACTTGATGCACACGGCTTGATAAACGCAAAACCATCGCCATTCTATGGGATTTCTGCTCCGATTGCAAGTAAGGATGGCGTTGTATTTTTTGGAAGGGACCCTGAAGCTTCCAAACAGGTATGGTCGGCAAAGGAAGGATATCCGGGAGACTTTAACTATAGAGAGTTCTACAAGGATATTGTTTATGAAATTGACGATAAAAGTATAAAGAAATACATCCATCCTGCTGGATTTAAAGTAGATTCTGGTATCAAGATTCATAAAATTACAGGAAATGTAGGGCTTGATAAAAAAGAATTCTACGATAGGAATAAAGCACTTGAAATGGTTGAAACTCATGCAGGAAACTATATGTTTAATAGAGAAAAACAGATAGAATACCTTTCAAGCATTATGGATAGACCGCCACTTGTAGTTGCTCCATTTGACACAGAATTATTCGGGCACTGGTGGTTTGAAGGACCAGAATTTCTTGCAAGCCTTTTCAGGAAAATCTACAACTATTCAGAAGTAATTGAAACTATAACTCTTTCCGAATATATTGATAAACACCCTGTTATGCAGATTTCTGAACCGGCAATTTCATCCTGGGGTGACGGGGGATATTTCAAGGTGTGGCTTAATGACAATACTGATTGGGTTTACCCACACTTAAGTGTCATTGGCAAACGAATGCTAAACCTTGCAAAATCCTTCAAAACACCAAAAAATAAATTGCAGGAAAGGGCGCTTAATATGTGTGCAAGAGAATTGCTTCTTGCCGAAAGTTCAGATTGGGCATTTTTAATAACAGTTGGAAGTGCAGTGAACTATGCAACAGAGATGCAAAAATTCCATATAAACGCCTTCAATAAGCTCTATAATGAAATATTGGAAGATAATATAGATGAAGTGTTTCTTACTTACTTAGAAGAAAAGGATAGTATATTCCCCTTCTTAGATTACAAAATTTTTAACGAATGA
- the rplK gene encoding 50S ribosomal protein L11, producing the protein MAKKKKLVGLVKLQLEAGKATPAPPVGTALGPKGINIMDFCKRFNAATQGQEGYIIPVLIRVYEDRSFDFILKTPPASSLIKKALKIEKGSPEPNKKKVGTIKRSQLMEIAKVKMKDLNTTDLEAATRIIEGTAKNMGVTVIEG; encoded by the coding sequence ATGGCCAAGAAAAAGAAATTAGTAGGACTTGTAAAACTGCAGTTAGAGGCAGGTAAAGCCACTCCTGCGCCTCCAGTTGGAACTGCACTTGGACCAAAGGGAATAAATATAATGGACTTTTGCAAGAGGTTCAATGCAGCGACACAGGGACAGGAAGGCTATATAATACCTGTTTTAATTAGGGTTTATGAGGATAGGAGTTTTGACTTCATTCTTAAAACTCCTCCTGCGTCTTCTTTAATAAAGAAGGCTTTAAAAATTGAGAAAGGTTCTCCAGAGCCTAACAAGAAAAAAGTTGGGACAATTAAAAGATCTCAACTTATGGAAATTGCAAAAGTTAAAATGAAAGACCTTAACACCACAGACCTTGAGGCGGCAACGCGTATTATCGAAGGCACCGCAAAGAATATGGGTGTTACGGTTATTGAAGGTTAA
- the nusG gene encoding transcription termination/antitermination factor NusG, with amino-acid sequence MREDETKIPRWYLVHTYSGKEQKVLEELKERIKGYGLEDRVLEVLLPVDYYSVVDKKGKRKIKPVKVFPGYILVKMIMDDESWYVVRNTPGVLGFVGPTGKPTPISEDEIKKIIEQRVTEEKAKEKLHFDINDRVRILVGPFKNMEGVVEAIDEEKGTARVVLKMFGREMPVEIQSEHIQKV; translated from the coding sequence ATGAGAGAAGACGAGACAAAGATACCGCGTTGGTATCTTGTACACACATACTCAGGAAAAGAGCAAAAAGTCCTTGAGGAACTCAAGGAGAGAATAAAAGGATACGGTTTAGAAGACCGTGTCCTTGAAGTCCTTTTACCAGTTGACTACTATAGTGTAGTTGACAAGAAAGGTAAAAGGAAAATAAAGCCTGTTAAGGTATTTCCTGGGTATATACTCGTTAAAATGATTATGGATGATGAGTCCTGGTATGTTGTTAGGAATACTCCGGGTGTGTTGGGTTTTGTTGGCCCTACTGGCAAGCCTACACCTATCTCAGAGGACGAAATAAAGAAAATAATTGAGCAAAGGGTAACAGAAGAAAAGGCAAAAGAAAAACTGCATTTCGATATCAATGATAGAGTTAGAATCCTTGTCGGACCTTTCAAAAATATGGAAGGTGTCGTGGAAGCAATTGATGAAGAGAAAGGGACTGCAAGGGTTGTGCTTAAGATGTTTGGTAGAGAAATGCCAGTTGAGATACAAAGCGAACATATTCAGAAAGTTTGA
- the glgC gene encoding glucose-1-phosphate adenylyltransferase — protein MINIEKDVFAYLLAGGKGERLYPLTKERAKPAVPFGGKFRIIDFTLSNCVNSGIRRIAVATQYKSASLRRHLALAWNFLNVRFNEYVVDVPPQQIFGERWYLGTADAVFQNLYFIEQEKPKLVLILSGDHIYKMDYKDMIETHLKNNADLTIATIVIEKERASAFGIMEVDETGRIINFKEKPKDPPTLKDDPSKCLASMGVYIFNPNTLVELLTHDAEVSTSSHDFGKDVIPYAIHHGYKVYSHQFRNKDGSLGYFQDVGTIDAYYCANMDILSPRPKIDIFDRSWPIYTHSRQYPPCKITEGELDGSLVESKVENSIIGEGSIISGAQIRNSIIFYDVKVKAGSIIEDSIIFGEVKIGRNVKIRRAIIDKHVEIPDGMEIGYNPEFDKKYFYVTPTNIVVLERGYKFTKKQLEGINYGKPEQT, from the coding sequence ATGATAAACATCGAGAAAGATGTTTTTGCGTATTTGCTTGCAGGTGGCAAAGGCGAGAGATTATACCCTCTAACAAAAGAGAGGGCAAAGCCAGCGGTACCGTTTGGAGGAAAGTTCAGGATTATCGACTTCACCCTCAGTAATTGTGTAAACTCAGGTATAAGAAGAATTGCCGTTGCAACTCAGTACAAGTCAGCATCATTAAGAAGACACCTTGCTCTTGCGTGGAATTTTCTTAATGTGAGATTTAACGAATATGTAGTTGATGTTCCACCACAACAGATATTTGGCGAAAGGTGGTATCTTGGGACGGCAGATGCAGTATTCCAGAATCTTTACTTCATTGAACAGGAAAAACCAAAACTTGTTCTGATACTTTCGGGAGACCACATCTATAAGATGGACTATAAGGATATGATAGAGACACACCTTAAAAATAACGCTGACCTTACAATAGCAACGATAGTTATAGAAAAGGAAAGGGCAAGTGCCTTTGGAATAATGGAGGTAGATGAAACTGGAAGAATAATAAACTTCAAGGAAAAACCAAAAGACCCTCCCACCTTAAAGGACGACCCTTCTAAGTGCCTTGCATCAATGGGCGTGTATATTTTTAATCCAAATACGCTCGTTGAACTTCTTACTCACGATGCCGAAGTCTCAACATCTTCGCACGATTTTGGAAAAGATGTGATACCATATGCAATTCATCATGGCTATAAAGTTTATTCGCATCAATTCAGAAACAAGGATGGCAGTCTCGGTTATTTTCAGGATGTAGGAACTATTGACGCTTATTACTGCGCAAATATGGACATTCTCTCGCCACGACCAAAAATCGATATCTTCGATAGAAGCTGGCCGATATACACACATTCAAGGCAATATCCACCTTGTAAAATTACAGAAGGTGAACTTGACGGTTCTCTTGTTGAAAGTAAGGTAGAAAATTCAATCATAGGAGAGGGCTCAATAATAAGTGGCGCACAAATTAGAAATTCGATTATTTTCTATGATGTAAAAGTTAAAGCAGGAAGTATAATTGAAGATTCAATTATTTTTGGAGAAGTTAAAATCGGACGGAATGTAAAAATAAGACGTGCAATAATTGATAAACATGTAGAGATACCAGATGGTATGGAGATAGGTTACAATCCCGAGTTTGATAAAAAATATTTCTATGTAACGCCTACAAATATCGTAGTGCTTGAAAGAGGATATAAATTCACAAAGAAGCAACTGGAGGGTATAAACTATGGAAAACCTGAACAAACTTAA
- a CDS encoding Nif3-like dinuclear metal center hexameric protein: MKLKELLATLNEIAPFLLQEEYDNSGLQFGDLESDTGNILLALDLTKDVIKEAKELNVKTIITHHPVIFKPVKSIEKSKNEALFYAITSNINIVSFHTNFDIAESGLNDYFINLLNLKKIKPVVESKEKVYKVVTYVPEEYAEKVRNAMFEGGAGHIGNYDECSFNSLGTGTFRPLPNANPFIGTKNIRELVNEVKIEVVARERNLQSVLSNLRKAHPYEEPAIDVFEILFEKNYGIGAIGILDQEQSVSDFVSNFKKKTNTNYVRYIGDMNAKISKIAVCTGSCGSLFEYLSDIHLFITGDIGYHTALAMKERGLNVLDVEHFETEKFFKEALFERLKNYIDLRLIKLSTVEKSPFYLI, translated from the coding sequence ATGAAGTTAAAAGAACTGCTTGCCACACTTAATGAGATTGCTCCATTTCTCCTGCAGGAAGAATACGATAACTCTGGACTGCAATTTGGTGACCTTGAAAGCGACACAGGAAATATTCTGCTTGCACTTGACCTTACAAAAGATGTTATAAAAGAGGCAAAAGAACTAAATGTAAAAACGATCATAACACATCATCCTGTCATCTTTAAACCAGTAAAAAGTATTGAAAAAAGCAAGAATGAAGCCCTATTCTATGCCATTACAAGCAATATAAACATAGTGAGTTTTCATACAAATTTTGACATTGCAGAATCAGGGTTAAACGATTACTTTATAAATCTTCTTAATCTAAAGAAAATTAAACCCGTCGTAGAGAGCAAGGAAAAAGTTTATAAAGTCGTAACATATGTGCCTGAAGAGTATGCAGAAAAAGTTAGAAACGCAATGTTTGAGGGTGGTGCAGGACATATCGGCAATTATGATGAGTGCTCGTTCAATTCTTTAGGGACTGGCACTTTTAGACCTCTTCCTAATGCAAATCCTTTCATAGGAACAAAAAACATAAGAGAGTTAGTCAATGAAGTTAAAATTGAGGTCGTTGCAAGAGAAAGAAATTTACAGAGTGTCCTTTCAAATTTACGTAAAGCCCATCCTTATGAAGAGCCTGCGATTGATGTTTTTGAAATTCTCTTTGAAAAAAATTACGGAATAGGCGCTATAGGTATACTTGACCAGGAACAAAGTGTGTCAGATTTTGTAAGTAATTTCAAGAAAAAGACCAATACAAATTACGTAAGATATATTGGAGATATGAACGCAAAAATTTCAAAAATTGCAGTTTGTACAGGCTCATGTGGAAGTTTATTTGAATACCTTTCAGATATTCATTTATTCATTACAGGCGATATAGGATACCACACAGCACTTGCAATGAAAGAAAGAGGGCTAAATGTTCTGGATGTAGAGCATTTCGAGACCGAAAAGTTCTTCAAAGAAGCATTGTTTGAAAGGCTTAAAAACTATATAGATTTAAGACTTATAAAACTATCTACAGTTGAAAAATCGCCGTTCTACTTAATATAA
- a CDS encoding Rho termination factor N-terminal domain-containing protein, producing the protein MENLNKLKRKELLRIAKLHGIKNRNKMKKEDLIKAIKKARKSLEEIKTIEEKLRKELSEKTGEPHLIAIPKEPGYAFINWESEKSGAGILKVYEDKHEKFAIPVNLEQGKSYVKVEEDRVVKAVLGVDEKGKFKKIMESNEIIIPTTKKTEGKVEFRDVRTLKKEMPGKTKKKEMEKVVEEEMKTAKELKYLRYKKEGE; encoded by the coding sequence ATGGAAAACCTGAACAAACTTAAAAGAAAAGAATTACTAAGAATTGCAAAACTTCATGGAATAAAAAATAGAAACAAAATGAAAAAAGAGGATTTGATAAAGGCAATTAAAAAGGCAAGAAAGTCTCTTGAAGAAATAAAAACAATTGAAGAAAAACTCAGGAAGGAATTAAGCGAAAAAACAGGAGAACCACACCTTATTGCAATTCCAAAAGAACCTGGTTACGCATTTATTAATTGGGAGTCCGAAAAAAGTGGTGCTGGTATTTTAAAAGTCTATGAGGATAAACACGAAAAATTTGCAATTCCTGTAAACCTTGAGCAGGGAAAAAGTTATGTAAAGGTCGAGGAAGACAGAGTAGTAAAAGCAGTTCTTGGTGTTGATGAAAAGGGAAAATTCAAAAAGATAATGGAATCAAATGAAATTATCATCCCAACAACGAAAAAAACAGAAGGAAAAGTTGAATTTAGAGATGTAAGAACGCTCAAAAAGGAAATGCCTGGAAAAACTAAGAAAAAGGAGATGGAAAAAGTAGTGGAAGAAGAGATGAAAACCGCAAAAGAGTTGAAGTATCTAAGATATAAAAAGGAGGGCGAATGA
- the rpmG gene encoding 50S ribosomal protein L33 codes for MRDIILLECTECKRRNYATTINRKNNKDKLQIKKYCKFCKKHTVHKEVKA; via the coding sequence ATGAGAGATATAATTCTACTCGAATGCACTGAATGTAAAAGAAGAAACTACGCTACCACCATCAACAGGAAGAATAATAAGGATAAGTTACAGATTAAGAAGTATTGCAAGTTTTGTAAGAAACATACTGTGCACAAGGAGGTAAAGGCATAG
- a CDS encoding HDIG domain-containing protein produces MLTRDEAFKLLQEKVHDENLIKHMLATEAIMRSLARRFNEDEEKWGLTGLLHDIDYEETKENPEIHSKIGAQWLKDLGFEDDVVHAVLAHNERHGVERTSLLDKALWAVDPTTGFIIAVALVRPDKKLASVELKSMKKKFKEKSFAAGADREQIKSCETELGIPLDEFLELSLQALIGIADVLGL; encoded by the coding sequence ATGTTAACAAGAGACGAAGCATTTAAACTTTTGCAAGAAAAAGTGCATGACGAAAACCTTATTAAACACATGCTTGCAACAGAAGCAATTATGAGAAGTCTTGCAAGAAGGTTTAATGAGGATGAAGAAAAGTGGGGATTAACAGGACTTCTCCATGACATCGATTACGAAGAAACAAAGGAAAATCCGGAAATCCATAGTAAAATCGGTGCACAATGGTTAAAAGATCTTGGTTTCGAAGACGATGTAGTTCATGCAGTGCTCGCACATAACGAAAGGCACGGAGTTGAAAGAACATCACTTCTTGATAAGGCACTATGGGCAGTCGATCCTACAACAGGTTTTATAATTGCGGTTGCCCTTGTAAGGCCTGATAAAAAACTTGCTTCGGTTGAACTTAAATCGATGAAGAAAAAATTCAAGGAAAAAAGTTTTGCAGCAGGTGCAGACAGAGAACAGATTAAGTCATGCGAAACAGAACTTGGTATTCCGCTTGATGAGTTTCTTGAGTTATCCCTTCAGGCGCTCATAGGCATTGCCGATGTTTTAGGACTTTAG
- the secE gene encoding preprotein translocase subunit SecE, whose protein sequence is MKEKEQAVKNKTTSTQTVTLPKTSFRDFVRGVWVELRYKVKWPTRKELIQDVSVVLGFLVFWAVYIGVWDFLFAQLLKLVLSK, encoded by the coding sequence ATGAAAGAGAAAGAACAAGCAGTAAAAAATAAAACAACTTCCACACAAACAGTAACTTTACCCAAAACCTCATTTAGGGATTTCGTACGAGGTGTTTGGGTTGAATTGAGATACAAGGTTAAGTGGCCAACAAGGAAAGAACTTATACAGGATGTTAGTGTTGTTCTTGGGTTCCTTGTTTTCTGGGCGGTTTACATTGGTGTGTGGGACTTCTTGTTCGCACAACTTCTAAAACTGGTATTGAGCAAATAA
- the ruvC gene encoding crossover junction endodeoxyribonuclease RuvC → MARNIDRFSVLGIDPGIATTGFAIVEKEEDRINLVSYGVIRTNKGAELGKRLGILYENLDDIFKNHQIDFVSIEKIFFNTNLKTVVSVSEARGVILLASHIHKKQVFEYTPLEAKKTVVGFGRASKVEVQNTLKAILNLDTVPKPDDAADAIAIALCHIYSYNFYSRTIDD, encoded by the coding sequence TTGGCTCGTAATATTGATAGGTTTTCAGTTCTTGGAATTGACCCAGGAATTGCAACTACAGGTTTTGCAATTGTTGAAAAAGAAGAAGATAGAATTAATTTAGTAAGTTACGGAGTTATAAGAACAAATAAAGGTGCCGAGTTAGGTAAAAGACTCGGCATTCTTTATGAAAATCTGGACGATATCTTCAAAAATCACCAAATTGATTTCGTTTCTATTGAAAAGATATTCTTTAATACAAATCTTAAAACGGTAGTTAGTGTAAGTGAAGCAAGAGGTGTTATTTTACTTGCCTCGCACATTCACAAAAAACAAGTTTTTGAATACACACCGCTTGAAGCAAAAAAGACGGTTGTGGGTTTTGGAAGAGCATCTAAAGTTGAGGTGCAGAATACACTAAAAGCAATCCTAAACTTAGACACTGTTCCAAAACCAGATGATGCAGCAGATGCAATAGCAATCGCTTTATGTCACATTTATTCTTACAATTTCTACTCAAGGACGATAGATGATTAA
- the ruvB gene encoding Holliday junction branch migration DNA helicase RuvB, which yields MKNIRPQSLDEFIGQEKVVESIKIAIQSSKSRNDHLEHILFYGPPGLGKTTLAKIIAEELQVNLKYATGPSIEKVSDLAGILINLSNNDILFIDEIHRLPKPVEEVLYSAMEDFKLPIVAGAKRSAHTITLNLHPFTLIGATTRFGLISPPLRDRFGMVFHLELYSPEEIMKIVLRDAKILGVEITEEGAYEIGKRARGTPRIGIQLLKRVRDFSNVNGLKEITKEVAINAFKSLNIDDYGLNEIDRKYLKILLQNFNGGPAGIEAISTAMGEDRGTIEEIVEPYLIKINFIVRTQKGRLITPQAKEYLGIKPNDSKTSLF from the coding sequence ATGAAAAACATTAGACCACAAAGTTTAGATGAATTTATAGGGCAGGAAAAAGTTGTTGAAAGTATAAAGATTGCAATTCAGTCATCAAAATCAAGAAATGACCATCTCGAGCATATCCTTTTCTACGGACCACCAGGATTAGGCAAAACAACACTTGCAAAAATAATTGCGGAGGAACTTCAAGTAAATCTCAAATATGCAACAGGACCTTCAATAGAAAAGGTTTCAGACCTTGCGGGTATTCTCATAAATCTATCCAACAACGATATTCTTTTTATTGATGAAATCCATAGACTTCCTAAGCCTGTTGAAGAAGTACTTTACTCTGCTATGGAAGACTTTAAACTGCCAATTGTTGCAGGTGCAAAAAGAAGTGCACATACAATCACTTTGAATTTACATCCCTTTACCCTAATTGGTGCAACAACAAGATTTGGACTTATATCCCCACCACTCAGGGATAGATTTGGAATGGTCTTTCACCTTGAACTCTATAGCCCTGAGGAAATAATGAAAATAGTTTTAAGAGATGCTAAAATCTTAGGAGTTGAAATTACGGAAGAAGGCGCTTACGAAATAGGGAAACGTGCAAGAGGCACTCCAAGAATAGGCATACAACTTTTAAAAAGGGTTAGAGACTTTTCAAATGTAAATGGATTAAAAGAAATAACAAAAGAAGTAGCAATTAACGCATTTAAGAGTCTCAATATAGATGATTACGGCCTTAACGAAATTGATAGAAAATATCTCAAAATACTACTCCAAAACTTTAATGGAGGCCCTGCAGGCATCGAGGCGATTTCAACAGCAATGGGTGAAGATAGAGGTACAATTGAAGAAATCGTAGAGCCATACCTTATAAAAATAAACTTCATTGTAAGGACACAAAAAGGAAGACTTATAACACCACAAGCAAAAGAATATCTTGGAATTAAACCTAACGATTCGAAAACTTCTTTATTCTAA